In a genomic window of Tamandua tetradactyla isolate mTamTet1 chromosome 17, mTamTet1.pri, whole genome shotgun sequence:
- the STARD7 gene encoding stAR-related lipid transfer protein 7, mitochondrial yields MFPRRPPVAVAAWLVGRAGARAGGLLALLANQCRFVTGLRVRRAQQIGQLYGRLYTDSSRRVLLGRFWRRLRGRPGHASALMAALAGVFAWDEERIQEEELQRSIDEMKRLEEMSGMFQSSGIECRPPEPKSQREGKENLGSQEQPWEMVMDKKHFKLWRRPITGTHLYQYRVFGTYTDVTPRQFFNVQLDTEYRKKWDALVIKLEVVERDAVSGSEVLHWVTHFPYPMYSRDYVYVRRYSVDQENNVMVLVSRAVEHPSVPESPEFVRVRSYESQMVIRPHKSFDENGFDYLLTYSDNPQTVFPRYCVSWMVSSGMPDFLEKLHMATLKAKNMEIKVKDYISAKPLEMGGEAKATTQSSERKNEGSRGPARIEYA; encoded by the exons ATGTTCCCGCGGAGGCCGCCCGTCGCGGTGGCGGCCTGGCTGGTGGGGCGCGCGGGGGCGCGCGCCGGGGGCCTGCTGGCCCTGCTGGCCAATCAGTGCCGCTTCGTGACGGGCCTGCGCGTGCGGCGCGCCCAGCAGATCGGGCAGCTCTACGGCCGCCTCTACACAGACAGCTCCCGCCGCGTCCTCCTCGGCCGGTTCTGGCGCCGGCTGCGCGGCCGCCCCGGCCATGCGTCGGCGCTGATGGCGGCTCTGGCCGGCGTCTTCGCGTGGGACGAGGAGCGGATCCAGGAGGAGGAGCTGCAGAG ATCCATTGATGAGATGAAACGGTTGGAGGAAATGTCAGGCATGTTTCAGAGTTCTGGAATTGAGTGCCGTCCCCCAGAACCAAAATcccaaagagaagggaaggagaattTAGGCAGCCAAGAGCAACCGTGGGAAATGGTGATGGATAAGAAACATTTTAAGCTGTGGCGGCGCCCAATTACAGGCACCCACCTTTATCAGTATCGAG TTTTTGGAACCTACACAGATGTGACTCCCCGGCAGTTCTTCAATGTTCAG CTGGACACAGAGTATCGGAAGAAGTGGGACGCCCTGGTCATCAAGCTGGAGGTGGTTGAGAGGGATGCGGTTAGTGGTTCTGAGGTTCTGCACTGGGTAACCCATTTTCCT TATCCGATGTACTCGCGGGATTATGTTTATGTGCGGCGGTATAGCGTGGATCAGGAAAACAACGTGATGGTGTTGGTGTCACG AGCTGTGGAGCATCCCAGTGTGCCAGAGTCTCCAGAATTCGTCAGGGTCAGGTCATATGAATCCCAGATGGTTATCCGTCCCCACAAGTCATTTGATGAG aatggCTTTGACTACTTGTTGACATATAGTGATAATCCCCAGACTGTATTTCCTCGCTACTGTGTTAGTTGGATGGTTTCCAGTG GCATGCCTGATTTCCTGGAGAAGCTGCACATGGCCACCCTGAAAGCCAAGAATATGGAGATCAAAGTAAAGGACTACATCTCAGCTAAGCCTCTGGAAATGGGTGGTGAGGCCAAGGCCACCACCCAGTCATCTGAGAGGAAGAATGAAGGTAGTCGGGGTCCTGCCCGGATCGAGTATGCCTAA